Proteins encoded in a region of the Zea mays cultivar B73 chromosome 2, Zm-B73-REFERENCE-NAM-5.0, whole genome shotgun sequence genome:
- the LOC107521948 gene encoding uncharacterized protein LOC107521948 — MPPATGAVASAAGTVLLGRYELGGLLGRGASAKVYLARDLRTGRSVAIKSFPNPRAASDRPVAIEREAGILRRLRHRHVVRLHEILATRTKVHFVLDLAAGGELLSLVDASGRMTEDLARHYFRQLVCAVRYCHARGVCHRDIKPENLLLDGAGALKVADFGLGAVAGAGGDLLRHTTCGTPAYVAPEILSRKGYEYDPAKVDIWSCGVVLFVLAAGYLPFNDASLVNMYRKIYAGRFRCPAWFSPALRDLLRRVLHPDPSARADADSIVAHPWFRHGASDEEMGRLMHGGGGDEDEEAWVGAAADEDDAGREPTAFDILSFSPGCDLSALFLGGGCKERVFVGEAAAGVLGRVEAAGRKGGYRVRKEGKRGVRVEGEEGGVVAKVSVVRLADAVSVVEVVKDDGADAALFWTELLEPAVCVPATALCHV, encoded by the coding sequence ATGCCGCCCGCCACCGGCGCCGTCGCATCCGCCGCCGGGACCGTGCTCCTTGGGAGGTACGAGCTCGGCGGCCTCCTGGGCCGCGGCGCGTCCGCCAAGGTGTACCTGGCGCGGGACCTGCGCACCGGCCGGTCCGTGGCCATCAAGTCGTTCCCCAACCCGCGCGCCGCCAGCGACCGGCCCGTGGCCATCGAGCGGGAAGCAGGCATCCTCCGGCGCCTGCGGCACCGCCACGTGGTGCGGCTCCACGAGATTCTGGCGACGCGCACAAAGGTTCACTTCGTTCTCGACCTCGCCGCCGGCGGCGAGCTGCTCTCGCTCGTGGACGCGTCGGGCCGCATGACGGAGGACCTGGCGCGGCACTATTTCCGGCAGCTGGTGTGCGCCGTGCGCTACTGCCACGCGCGCGGCGTGTGCCACCGCGACATCAAGCCCGAGAACCTCCTGCTGGACGGGGCCGGCGCGCTGAAGGTGGCCGACTTCGGGCTCGGCGCAGTGGCCGGCGCCGGCGGGGACCTCCTCCGGCACACGACGTGCGGCACCCCGGCGTACGTGGCGCCGGAGATCCTGTCGCGGAAGGGGTACGAGTACGACCCGGCGAAGGTGGACATCTGGTCCTGCGGCGTCGTGCTGTTCGTGCTGGCGGCCGGGTACCTGCCCTTCAACGACGCGAGCCTGGTGAACATGTACCGCAAGATCTACGCGGGCAGGTTCCGGTGCCCCGCGTGGTTCTCGCCCGCGCTGCGCGACCTGCTGCGGCGCGTGCTGCACCCGGACCCGTCGGCGCGCGCTGACGCGGACAGCATCGTGGCGCACCCCTGGTTCCGGCACGGCGCCAGCGACGAGGAGATGGGACGCCTGATGCACGGCGGCGGAGGAGATGAAGACGAAGAAGCGTGGGTCGGGGCGGCGGCGGACGAGGACGACGCGGGCAGGGAGCCGACCGCGTTCGACATCCTGAGCTTCTCCCCCGGGTGCGACCTGTCGGCGCTGTTCCTGGGCGGGGGGTGCAAGGAGCGGGTGTTCGTGGGCGAGGCCGCCGCGGGCGTGCTGGGCCGCGTGGAGGCGGCCGGGCGGAAGGGAGGGTACCGCgtgcggaaggaagggaagagggGCGTGCGCGTGGAGGGGGAGGAGGGCGGCGTCGTGGCCAAAGTGAGCGTGGTTAGGCTCGCCGACGCCGTGTCCGTGGTGGAGGTGGTGAAGGACGACGGCGCCGACGCCGCGCTGTTCTGGACCGAGCTGCTTGAGCCGGCCGTGTGCGTGCCCGCCACCGCGTTGTGTCATGTGTGA
- the LOC100281661 gene encoding CBL-interacting serine/threonine-protein kinase 15 yields MHACKMMAGHNKRNIILMHKYEMGRLLGQGTFAKVYHARNTRTSVSVAIKVIDKGKVVKVGLVDQIKREISAMKLVRHPNVVQLNEVIATKTKIYFVLEYVKGGELLAKVKRGRLKEDVARKYFQQLICALDFCHSRGVYHRDLKLENLLLDENSDLKVSDFGLSALAECRRQDGLLHTTCGTPAYVAPEVINRKGYDGAKADIWSCGVILFVLLAGYLPFYDKNLIDLYKKIDSADFRCPTWFSTHVRRLLLRILDPTPGTRISIEKIMENPWFRQGLDHANLLLRYNLKTNDAPQVDTDKNEDFDPPSTNITTDSKQEDEKKPANMNAFDIISHLSSGLDLSGLFQESDKKTESKFTSTNTSSAIISKIEDIAKDLRLKLTKKDGGLLKMEASKPGRKGVMRIDAEIFEVSPNFHLVEIKKTNGDTLEYQKVMHQEMRPALKDIVWAWQGEQLKQQQEQQQ; encoded by the coding sequence atgcatgcatgcaagaTGATGGCGGGACATAATAaaagaaacattattctcatgcacaAGTATGAGATGGGGAGATTGCTTGGTCAAGGGACCTTCGCTAAGGTCTACCATGCTCGCAACACCAGGACCTCAGTAAGTGTCGCGATCAAGGTGATCGACAAGGGGAAGGTTGTGAAAGTCGGCCTCGTCGACCAGATCAAGCGAGAGATTTCTGCGATGAAGCTCGTCAGGCACCCAAACGTCGTGCAGCTTAACGAGGTCATAGCCACCAAGACCAAAATATACTTCGTGTTGGAGTATGTTAAAGGCGGGGAGCTCTTGGCTAAAGTAAAGCGAGGAAGGCTTAAGGAAGATGTGGCGAGGAAGTACTTCCAACAGTTGATCTGTGCGCTGGACTTCTGCCATAGCAGGGGTGTCTACCATCGGGACTTGAAGCTAGAAAACCTTTTGCTCGATGAGAATAGCGACCTCAAGGTATCGGATTTTGGTCTAAGCGCGCTTGCTGAATGCCGAAGGCAGGATGGCCTGCTCCACACGACCTGCGGCACGCCGGCCTATGTTGCTCCGGAGGTGATTAACAGAAAGGGTTACGATGGTGCAAAAGCAGACATATGGTCATGCGGGGTCATCCTCTTTGTGCTATTGGCTGGTTATCTTCCTTTCTATGATAAGAACTTGATTGACTTGTATAAGAAGATTGACAGTGCAGATTTCAGATGCCCGACCTGGTTTTCTACTCATGTTCGGAGGCTTTTGCTAAGGATTCTTGATCCTACTCCTGGTACAAGGATCTCAATAGAAAAAATCATGGAGAATCCCTGGTTTAGGCAGGGCTTAGATCATGCAAACCTACTACTTAGATATAATTTAAAGACTAATGATGCCCCTCAAGTGGACACGGACAAGAATGAAGATTTTGATCCACCGAGCACCAACATAACAACAGATAGCAAGCAAGAAGACGAAAAGAAGCCTGCCAACATGAATGCATTTGATATAATATCTCATCTATCAAGTGGTTTGGATCTCtcaggtttattccaagaatctgACAAGAAAACAGAATCTAAATTCACTTCTACCAACACAAGCTCGGCAATCATATCAAAGATTGAGGATATTGCCAAGGATTTGCGACTGAAGTTGACTAAAAAGGATGGTGGTTTGTTAAAGATGGAAGCTTCAAAGCCTGGAAGGAAAGGGGTGATGCGTATCGATGCTGAGATATTTGAAGTTAGCCCAAACTTCCATCTCGTGGAGATCAAAAAGACTAATGGTGACACTCTAGAGTATCAAAAGGTCATGCACCAAGAAATGAGGCCTGCACTTAAGGACATAGTATGGGCTTGGCAAGGTGAGCAATTAAAGCAGCAGCAGGAACAACAACAATAG